Part of the Streptomyces antimycoticus genome, ACGTCGTTGGCCTGAGCGCGTGACCGGAATCCGACGCGCTGTGGCGCGCTCCTCGCCACGTCGGCCGAGGCGACGACGAGAGCCGCCGCGCCATCAGAGATCATGGAACAATCGGTGCGACGCAGCGGAGGTGCGACGAACGGGTTCTTCTCCGACGGAGAGTTGCAGAAGTCGAAGCCGAAGTCGCGACGCATATGGGCATAGGGGTTGTCCACACCATTACGGTGGTTTTTCGCCGCGATCTGCGCCATTGCACGGCTCGGGTCGCCATAGCGCTCGGCGTATGCACTGGCCAAGGTGGCGAAGACGCCGGCGAAACCGGCTTCTCGCCCTCCCTCCTCGCGGACATAGCAGCCCGAGAGCAGAAGCTCGGAGGCACGAGCTGTCGGGACTCCGGTCATCTTCTCCGCGCCGACCACCACGGCGAGGCGTCCGCGGCCCGACTCCACGAAATCGAGCGCGGCGTACAAAGCCGCGGAGCCGGTGGCACAGGCGTTCTCCAGCCGGGTGGCCGGGATGCCGACGAGCTCGGGAACGGCGATCGACACCAATCCCGCCTGAAAGTCCTGAAGAGAGAAGCCGTTGTTATAGACGCCGACGAAGATCCCGTCGACATCACCGGCCGCCACGCCGGCATGTTCGAGCGCACCGGGCAACACCGATCCCATCAGGGTTGTCGTGTCCGGCGCTTCGAGCCGCCCAAAGGGAGAATGGCTCCACCCAATGATCGACGCCCCAGTGGTGGCCGCGCTCATGCCGGCACCTGCCCCGTGCGGATGGCGCCCCTGACCGTCGGATCGCCGGATCCTCCGGGGTCGACGGTGTGGATGACGGAACCGGCGGCGACCAGGACCGGCATCATCCTGGGAACCGTCTCGAAGCCGGCCTTGACAGGCATGGGCATGGCGCGAACCTCCTGGACATCGCATCAGGCGGGGGCGGACTCGGTGCAACAGCTCGGGCGCTTCGACGGTAACGGTCACGGAA contains:
- a CDS encoding acetyl-CoA acetyltransferase; protein product: MSAATTGASIIGWSHSPFGRLEAPDTTTLMGSVLPGALEHAGVAAGDVDGIFVGVYNNGFSLQDFQAGLVSIAVPELVGIPATRLENACATGSAALYAALDFVESGRGRLAVVVGAEKMTGVPTARASELLLSGCYVREEGGREAGFAGVFATLASAYAERYGDPSRAMAQIAAKNHRNGVDNPYAHMRRDFGFDFCNSPSEKNPFVAPPLRRTDCSMISDGAAALVVASADVARSAPQRVGFRSRAQANDVMALSRRDPLEFAGVRRAWGQALEQAGLTTLDLDLVETHDCFTIAELLQYEAFGLAERGQGHRVLEEGLVGPHGKLPVNRSGGLKAKGHPLGATGVSMHTIAAMQLTGTAGDMQLPQAELAGVFNMGGVAVANYASVLEAW